A single Oncorhynchus mykiss isolate Arlee chromosome 22, USDA_OmykA_1.1, whole genome shotgun sequence DNA region contains:
- the acbp gene encoding acyl-CoA-binding protein, translating to MSEAEFDKAAEEVKQLKAKPADAEMLRVYALFKQAKVGDVNTARPGMLDFTGKAKWDAWEKEKGKNQEEARKEYIALVEELKGKYGV from the exons GCAGAATTTGATAAGGCTGCAGAGGAGGTGAAGCAGCTGAAGGCCAAACCAGCAGATGCAGAGATGCTCAGGGTTTATGCTCTGTTCAAACAGGCCAAAGTGGGCGACGTCAACACCG CTCGTCCTGGGATGCTTGATTTCACTGGGAAAGCCAAGTGGGACGcctgggagaaggagaaag GAAAGAACCAAGAGGAAGCCAGGAAGGAGTACATTGCCTTGGTAGAGGAGCTTAAAGGGAAGTACGGAGTCTAA